One Bos indicus isolate NIAB-ARS_2022 breed Sahiwal x Tharparkar chromosome 10, NIAB-ARS_B.indTharparkar_mat_pri_1.0, whole genome shotgun sequence DNA window includes the following coding sequences:
- the PYGO1 gene encoding pygopus homolog 1, with the protein MSAEQEKDPISLKRVRGGDSGLDGLGGPGVQLGSPDKKKRKTNTQGPSFPPLSEYAPPPNPNSDHLVAANPFDDNYNTISYKPLPSSNPYLGPGYPGFGGYSTFRMPPHVPPRMSSPYCGPYSLRNQPHPFPQNPLGMGFNRPHAFNFGPHDNSSFGNPSYNNALTQNVNMPNQHFRQNPAENFNQIPPQNASQVSNPDLASNFVPASNSNFSSPLESNHSFIPPPNTFGQAKAPPPKQDFSQGATKNTNQNSSAHPPHLNMDDTVNQSNIELKNVNRNNVVSQENSRSSSTEATNNSHANGTQSKPRQPRGATDTCTTEKSNKSALHPSRHGHSSSDPVYPCGICTNEVNDDQDAILCEASCQKWFHRICTGMTETAYGLLTAEASAVWGCDTCMADKDVQLMRTRETFGPPAVGSDG; encoded by the exons gtGGTGATAGTGGACTGGATGGGTTAGGAGGACCAGGTGTGCAACTAGGAAGCCCAGATAAGAAAAAACGCAAGACAAATACACAG GGGCCTTCTTTTCCTCCATTGTCTGAGTATGCTCCGCCACCGAATCCAAACTCTGACCATCTAGTGGCTGCTAATCCATTTGATGACAACTACAATACTATTTCCTATAAACCACTACCTTCATCAAATCCGTATCTTGGCCCTGGTTATCCTGGCTTTGGAGGCTACAGCACATTCAGAATGCCACCTCACGTTCCTCCAAGAATGTCTTCCCCATACTGTGGTCCTTACTCACTCAGGAATCAGCCACACCCATTTCCTCAGAATCCTTTGGGCATGGGTTTTAATCGACCTCATGCTTTTAACTTTGGGCCACATGATAATTCAAGTTTTGGAAATCCATCTTACAATAATGCACTGACTCAGAATGTTAACATGCCTAATCAACATTTTAGACAAAATCCTGCTGAAAACTTCAATCAGATTCCTCCGCAGAATGCTAGCCAAGTATCTAACCCTGACTTGGCATCTAACTTTGTCCCTGCAAGTAATTCCAATTTTAGTTCTCCGTTAGAATCTAATCATTCTTTTATCCCTCCCCCAAACACTTTTGGTCAAGCAAAAGCACCACCCCCAAAACAAGACTTTAGTCAAGGAGCTAccaaaaacacaaatcaaaactccTCTGCTCATCCACCTCACTTAAACATGGATGACACAGTGAATCAGAgtaatattgaattaaaaaatgtGAATCGAAACAATGTCGTCAGTCAAGAGAATAGCCGTTCGAGTAGCACTGAAGCTACAAACAACAGCCATGCAAATGGGACACAGAGTAAACCACGACAGCCTAGAGGTGCCACAGATACATGCACCACTGAGAAAAGCAATAAATCCGCTCTCCACCCAAGCCGTCATGGGCATTCTTCTTCTGACCCAGTGTATCCTTGTGGAATTTGTACAAATGAAGTGAATGATGATCAGGATGCCATCTTATGTGAAGCCTCTTGTCAGAAATGGTTTCATCGGATCTGCACTGGAATGACCGAAACAGCTTATGGCCTCCTAACAGCAGAAGCGTCAGCAGTATGGGGCTGTGATACCTGTATGGCTGACAAAGATGTCCAGTTAATGCGCACTAGAGAAACATTCGGTCCACCTGCAGTGGGCAGTGATGGCTAA